The Globicephala melas chromosome 20, mGloMel1.2, whole genome shotgun sequence genome contains a region encoding:
- the TRIM65 gene encoding E3 ubiquitin-protein ligase TRIM65 isoform X2, translating to MGSQSRSRRRRVERAHWEWRLVGAEEGLSSSSSQAGPGSARRTHTRAPAVPLRGPGLPPVRLGPRAAAMAAPWLEDRLTCAICLGLYRDPVTLFCGHNFCRACIQDWLGRSEKAQLRATLEVTQQQATQAESQLQELQQRSSQIQSSACTLTSVISGKFNRLLQALEMQRNLALRNIEVAKTQALEQARDEKQRLQGHLEALSCCDHRIRNLLEQLDDRTFLQESQLLAPPGPLGPLTLPHWDEDQQLGGLKESLSQLCALLLEEGGHPGAPAEAADFGSMEAPGPPAPVASLVCPLRRKLWQNYRNLTFDPVSANRHFYLSQQDRQVKHRRKPRGPDGPGSFELWQVQCAQSFQAGQHYWEVRVSNHSVTLGVAYSELTRRKLGPHTDNIGRGPSSWGLCIQEDSTQAWHNGEARRLPGVSGRLLGMDLDLTSGCLTFYSLEPETQHLYTFHAIFSRPLHPVFWLLEGRTLTLCHRPEAKLPPGLQEEASGLS from the exons ATGGGAAGCCAATCCCGCAGCCGTCGGCGCAGGGTGGAGCGAGCGCACTGGGAGTGGCGGCTGGTCGGGGCGGAAGAAGGGCTGTCAAGTTCGTCTTCCCAGGCGGGTCCTGGCTCCGCCCGCCGCACCCACACCCGGGCGCCGGCGGTCCCTTTAAGAGGCCCCGGCCTTCCGCCCGTGCGTCTGGGGCCGCGCGCCGCCGCCATGGCCGCGCCGTGGCTGGAGGACAGGCTGACCTGTGCCATCTGCCTGGGGCTCTACCGGGACCCGGTGACGCTGTTCTGCGGCCACAACTTCTGCAGGGCCTGTATCCAGGACTGGTTGGGCCGCAGCGAGAAG GCCCAGCTGAGAGCCACACTGGAGGTCACCCAGCAGCAGGCCACCCAGGCTGAGAGCCAGCTACAGGAGCTGCAGCAGCGAAGCAGCCAGATCCAG AGCTCAGCCTGCACCCTGACCTCCGTGATCTCTGGCAAGTTCAACCGCCTGCTGCAGGCCCTGGAGATGCAGCGGAACTTGGCCCTGAGGAACATCGAGGTGGCCAAGACACAGGCGCTGGAACAGGCCCGGGACGAGAAACAGCGACTGCAGGGCCACCTGGAGGCCTTGTCTTGCTGTGACCACAGGATTCGCAACCTCCTGGAGCAGTTGGACGACCGGACCTTCCTCCAG GAATCACAGCTCCTGGCGCCCCCAGGCCCGCTTGGGCCACTGACTCTCCCGCACTGGGACGAAGATCAGCAGCTGGGCGGCCTGAAGGAGTCCCTGAGCCAGCTGTGTGCCCTCCTCCTGGAAGAGGGGGGCCACCCCGGAGCACCAGCCGAGGCTGCTGACTTTGGCTCCATGG AGGCCCCGGGTCCCCCGGCACCAGTCGCGAGCCTCGTCTGTCCACTGAGGAGGAAACTCTGGCAGA ATTATCGCAACCTGACCTTCGACCCCGTCAGCGCCAACCGTCACTTCTACCTGTCTCAGCAGGACCGGCAGGTAAAGCACCGTCGCAAGCCCCGGGGCCCAGATGGGCCAGGCAGCTTCGAGCTCTGGCAAGTGCAGTGTGCCCAGAGCTTCCAGGCCGGGCAGCACTACTGGGAGGTACGTGTGTCCAACCACTCGGTGACGCTGGGCGTTGCCTACTCAGAACTAACGAGGCGCAAGCTGGGGCCCCACACGGACAACATCGGCCGTGGGCCCAGCTCCTGGGGGCTCTGCATTCAGGAGGACAGCACCCAGGCCTGGCACAACGGGGAGGCCCGGCGCCTCCCGGGGGTATCAGGGCGGCTCCTGGGCATGGATTTGGACCTGACCTCTGGCTGCCTCACCTTCTACAGCCTGGAGCCCGAGACCCAACACTTGTATACCTTTCATGCCATCTTCTCCCGGCCCCTCCACCCCGTTTTCTGGCTCCTCGAGGGTAGGACCCTGACCCTGTGCCATCGGCCCGAGGCCAAGCTCCCTCCAGGGCTCCAGGAAGAGGCCTCAGGGCTCAGCTGA
- the TRIM65 gene encoding E3 ubiquitin-protein ligase TRIM65 isoform X1, with product MGSQSRSRRRRVERAHWEWRLVGAEEGLSSSSSQAGPGSARRTHTRAPAVPLRGPGLPPVRLGPRAAAMAAPWLEDRLTCAICLGLYRDPVTLFCGHNFCRACIQDWLGRSEKVCPECREPFPDSAELRRNVALSGVLEDLSGVLEDLRVRPAPEPGPGACCPRHGRPLELFCRTEGLCVCSVCTVRECRLHERTLLDAERREREAQLRATLEVTQQQATQAESQLQELQQRSSQIQSSACTLTSVISGKFNRLLQALEMQRNLALRNIEVAKTQALEQARDEKQRLQGHLEALSCCDHRIRNLLEQLDDRTFLQESQLLAPPGPLGPLTLPHWDEDQQLGGLKESLSQLCALLLEEGGHPGAPAEAADFGSMEAPGPPAPVASLVCPLRRKLWQNYRNLTFDPVSANRHFYLSQQDRQVKHRRKPRGPDGPGSFELWQVQCAQSFQAGQHYWEVRVSNHSVTLGVAYSELTRRKLGPHTDNIGRGPSSWGLCIQEDSTQAWHNGEARRLPGVSGRLLGMDLDLTSGCLTFYSLEPETQHLYTFHAIFSRPLHPVFWLLEGRTLTLCHRPEAKLPPGLQEEASGLS from the exons ATGGGAAGCCAATCCCGCAGCCGTCGGCGCAGGGTGGAGCGAGCGCACTGGGAGTGGCGGCTGGTCGGGGCGGAAGAAGGGCTGTCAAGTTCGTCTTCCCAGGCGGGTCCTGGCTCCGCCCGCCGCACCCACACCCGGGCGCCGGCGGTCCCTTTAAGAGGCCCCGGCCTTCCGCCCGTGCGTCTGGGGCCGCGCGCCGCCGCCATGGCCGCGCCGTGGCTGGAGGACAGGCTGACCTGTGCCATCTGCCTGGGGCTCTACCGGGACCCGGTGACGCTGTTCTGCGGCCACAACTTCTGCAGGGCCTGTATCCAGGACTGGTTGGGCCGCAGCGAGAAGGTGTGCCCCGAGTGCCGGGAGCCCTTCCCCGACAGCGCCGAGCTGCGCCGCAACGTGGCTCTGAGCGGCGTGCTGGAGGATCTGAGCGGCGTGCTGGAGGATCTGCGCGTCCGGCCGGCGCCCGAACCCGGCCCCGGCGCGTGCTGCCCCCGGCACGGGAGGCCGCTCGAGCTTTTCTGCCGCACCGAGGGCCTCTGCGTGTGCAGCGTGTGCACCGTGCGCGAGTGTCGCCTCCACGAGCGTACGCTGCTGGACGCCGAGCGCCGAGAGCGCGAG GCCCAGCTGAGAGCCACACTGGAGGTCACCCAGCAGCAGGCCACCCAGGCTGAGAGCCAGCTACAGGAGCTGCAGCAGCGAAGCAGCCAGATCCAG AGCTCAGCCTGCACCCTGACCTCCGTGATCTCTGGCAAGTTCAACCGCCTGCTGCAGGCCCTGGAGATGCAGCGGAACTTGGCCCTGAGGAACATCGAGGTGGCCAAGACACAGGCGCTGGAACAGGCCCGGGACGAGAAACAGCGACTGCAGGGCCACCTGGAGGCCTTGTCTTGCTGTGACCACAGGATTCGCAACCTCCTGGAGCAGTTGGACGACCGGACCTTCCTCCAG GAATCACAGCTCCTGGCGCCCCCAGGCCCGCTTGGGCCACTGACTCTCCCGCACTGGGACGAAGATCAGCAGCTGGGCGGCCTGAAGGAGTCCCTGAGCCAGCTGTGTGCCCTCCTCCTGGAAGAGGGGGGCCACCCCGGAGCACCAGCCGAGGCTGCTGACTTTGGCTCCATGG AGGCCCCGGGTCCCCCGGCACCAGTCGCGAGCCTCGTCTGTCCACTGAGGAGGAAACTCTGGCAGA ATTATCGCAACCTGACCTTCGACCCCGTCAGCGCCAACCGTCACTTCTACCTGTCTCAGCAGGACCGGCAGGTAAAGCACCGTCGCAAGCCCCGGGGCCCAGATGGGCCAGGCAGCTTCGAGCTCTGGCAAGTGCAGTGTGCCCAGAGCTTCCAGGCCGGGCAGCACTACTGGGAGGTACGTGTGTCCAACCACTCGGTGACGCTGGGCGTTGCCTACTCAGAACTAACGAGGCGCAAGCTGGGGCCCCACACGGACAACATCGGCCGTGGGCCCAGCTCCTGGGGGCTCTGCATTCAGGAGGACAGCACCCAGGCCTGGCACAACGGGGAGGCCCGGCGCCTCCCGGGGGTATCAGGGCGGCTCCTGGGCATGGATTTGGACCTGACCTCTGGCTGCCTCACCTTCTACAGCCTGGAGCCCGAGACCCAACACTTGTATACCTTTCATGCCATCTTCTCCCGGCCCCTCCACCCCGTTTTCTGGCTCCTCGAGGGTAGGACCCTGACCCTGTGCCATCGGCCCGAGGCCAAGCTCCCTCCAGGGCTCCAGGAAGAGGCCTCAGGGCTCAGCTGA
- the MRPL38 gene encoding large ribosomal subunit protein mL38 — translation MAATWWRVALYGSRRWRGFSTSAALSRRTAPLGPMPNEVIDVSNLERLKKYRSFDRYRRRAEQEARDPHWWRTYREHFGEESDPKDKIDIGLPAPKVCRTQQLLERKRVLQALRANVEEERAARLRTARIPLEAVRAEWERTCGPYHKQRLAEHYGLYRDLFHGATFVPRVPLHVAYAIGEDDLVPVYYGNEVTPTEAAQAPEVTYKAGEGSMWTLLLTNLDGHLLEPDAEYLHWLLTNIPGNRVAEGQETCPYLPPFPARGSGFHRFAFLLFKQDKPIDFSGDTRPSPCYQLAQRTFHTFDFYKKHQDAMTPAGLAFFQCRWDDSVTHIFHQLLDMREPVFEFMRPPPYHPKQKRFPHRQPLRYLDRYRDSHEPTYGIY, via the exons ATGGCGGCGACCTGGTGGCGAGTCGCGTTGTACGGGAGTCGGAGGTGGCGGGGCTTCAGCACCTCAG CCGCCCTGAGCCGCCGGACCGCTCCTCTGGGGCCGATGCCCAACGAGGTCATCGACGTGAGCAACCTGGAGCGGCTGAAGAAGTACCGCAGCTTCGACCGCTACCGGCGCCGGGCGGAGCAGGAGGCGCGGGACCCGCACTGGTGGCGGACCTACCGGGAGCATTTCGGAGAGGAGTCAG atcCCAAAGACAAGATTGACATTGGGTTGCCTGCACCTAAGGTCTGCCGGACCCAACAGCTGTTGGAGCGGAAGCGGGTCCTCCAGGCACTGCGGGCCAATGTGGAGGAGGAACGGGCCGCTCGCCTCCGCACAG CACGCATCCCACTGGAGGCAGTGAGGGCTGAGTGGGAGAGGACCTGTGGCCCCTACCACAAGCAGCGTCTGGCTGAACACTACGGCCTCTATCGAGACCTGTTCCACGGGGCCACCTTCGTGCCCCGAGTCCCCCTGCATGTGGCCTACGCTATAGGCGAGGACGACTTGGTGCCTGTGTACTACGGCAATGAGGTCACTCCAACTGAG GCTGCCCAGGCCCCGGAGGTGACCTATAAGGCAGGCGAGGGCTCCATGTGGACACTGCTGCTCACCAACTTGG ATGGGCACCTGCTGGAACCGGATGCCGAGTATTTGCACTGGCTGCT AACCAACATCCCAGGCAACAGGGTGGCTGAAGGACAGGAGACGTGTCCCTACCTGCCCCCCTTCCCTGCCCGAGGCTCCGGCTTCCACCGCTTTGCCTTTCTGCTCTTCAAGCAGGACAAGCCAATCGACTTCTCTGGGGACACCCGGCCCTCACCCTG CTACCAGCTTGCCCAGCGGACCTTCCACACTTTTGATTTCTACAAGAAACACCAAGATGCCATGACTCCAGCTGGCCTGGCCTTCTTCCAGTGCCGCTGGGATGACTCGGTCACCCACATCTTCCACCAGCTCCTGG ACATGCGAGAGCCTGTGTTTGAGTTTATGCGGCCGCCCCCTTATCACCCTAAGCAGAAGCGCTTCCCCCACCGGCAGCCCCTGCGCTACCTGGACCGGTACAGAGACAGTCACGAACCCACCTATGGCATCTACTGA
- the TRIM47 gene encoding E3 ubiquitin-protein ligase TRIM47, whose protein sequence is MDGSGPFSCPICLESLREPVTLPCGHNFCLACLGALWPHRGAGGAGGPGGTARCPLCQEPFPDGLQLRKNHTLSELLQLRQGSGPGPGPGPARAPEPVAPSAPPSVAPSAPPSAPEPSAPCAPEPWPAGEEPVRCDACPEGAALPAALSCLSCFASFCPAHLGPHERSPALRGHRLVPPLRRLEESLCPRHLRPLERYCRAERVCLCETCAAQEHRGHELVSLEQERALQEAEQPKVLSAVEDRMDELGAGIAQSRRTVALIKSAAVAERERVSRLFAEAAAVLQGFQAEVLSFIDEGEATMLGRSQGDLRRQEGQRSRLSRARRNLGQVPEADSVSFLQELLELRLALEEGCGPGPGPPRELSFTKSSQAVQVVRDGLASACTSQWEQLQGLGSDEDGLQKPGTEADAESQDPESANSLESEAPRDYFLKFAYIVDLDSDTADKFLQLFGTKGVKRVLCPINYPESPTRFTHCEQVLGEGALDRGTYYWEVEIIEGWVSVGVMAEDFSPQEPYDRGRLGRNAHSCCLQWNGRSFSVWFHGLELLLPHPFSPTVGICLEYADRTLAFYAVRDGKMSLLRRLKTSRARRSGTPASPVDPFQSRLDSHFAGLFTHRLKPAFFLESVDAHLQIGPLKKSCISVLKRR, encoded by the exons ATGGACGGCAGCGGCCCCTTCAGCTGCCCCATCTGCCTGGAGTCGCTCCGGGAGCCAGTGACGCTGCCCTGCGGCCACAACTTCTGCCTCGCCTGCCTGGGCGCGCTTTGGCCGCACCGCGGCGCGGGTGGCGCCGGCGGGCCGGGAGGCACGGCCCGCTGCCCGCTGTGCCAGGAGCCCTTCCCCGACGGCCTGCAGCTCCGCAAGAACCACACGCTGTCTGAGCTGCTGCAGCTCCGCCAGGGCTCCGGCCCGGGGCCcggccccggcccggcccgggcCCCCGAGCCGGTGGCGCCCAGTGCGCCGCCCAGTGTGGCGCCCAGTGCGCCGCCCAGCGCCCCGGAGCCGTCGGCTCCCTGTGCGCCGGAGCCGTGGCCGGCGGGCGAAGAGCCGGTGCGCTGCGACGCGTGCCCCGAGGGCGCCGCCCTACCCGCCGCGctctcctgcctctcctgctTCGCCTCCTTCTGCCCCGCGCACCTAGGCCCGCACGAGCGCAGCCCCGCGCTGCGCGGACACCGCCTGGTGCCGCCGCTGCGCCGGCTGGAGGAGAGCCTGTGCCCGCGCCACCTGCGGCCGCTCGAGCGCTACTGCCGCGCGGAGCGAGTGTGCCTGTGTGAGACCTGTGCCGCCCAGGAGCACCGGGGCCACGAACTCGTGTCGCTGGAGCAGGAGCGCGCGCTCCAGGAG GCCGAGCAGCCCAAAGTCCTGAGCGCTGTGGAGGACCGCATGGACGAGCTGGGCGCGGGCATCGCACAGTCGCGGCGCACGGTGGCCCTCATCAAG AGTGCAGCCGTGGCAGAGCGGGAAAGGGTGAGCCGGCTGTTTGCCGAGGCTGCAGCCGTCCTGCAGGGGTTTCAGGCAGAGGTGCTGTCCTTCATCGACGAGGGGGAGGCGACCATGCTGGGCCGCTCCCAGGGCGACCTGCGGCGGCAGGAGGGACAGCGCAGCCGGCTCAGCCGGGCCCGCCGCAACCTCGGTCAGGTCCCTGAAGCCGACTCGGTCAGCTTCCTGCAG GAGCTCCTGGAGCTCAGGCTGGCCCTGGAGGAGGGGTGCGGTCCCGGGCCCGGGCCCCCAAGGGAGCTCAGCTTCACCAAGTCATCCCAGGCCGTGCAGGTGGTACGAGATGGCCTGGCTTCAGCCTGCACCAGCCAGTGGGAGCAGCTGCAGGGGCTGGGCAGCGACGAGGATGGGCTGCAGAAGCCAGGCACGGAAG CAGATGCTGAGTCCCAGGACCCCGAAAGCGCCAACAGCCTGGAGAGTGAGGCTCCCAGGGATTACTTCCTCAAGT TTGCGTACATCGTGGACCTGGACAGCGACACGGCAGACAAGTTCCTGCAGCTGTTTGGAACCAAGGGTGTGAAGAGGGTGCTGTGTCCCATCAACTACCCCGAGTCGCCCACCCGCTTCACCCACTGCGAGCAGGTGCTGGGCGAGGGCGCCCTGGACCGGGGCACCTACTACTGGGAGGTGGAGATCATTGAGGGCTGGGTCAGCGTGGGAGTCATGGCTGAAGACTTCTCCCCGCAAGAACCCTACGACCGGGGCCGGCTTGGACGCAATGCTCACTCCTGCTGCCTGCAGTGGAACGGACGCAGCTTCTCCGTCTGGTTCCACGGGCTGGAGTtgctcctgccccaccccttctCGCCCACCGTTGGGATCTGCCTGGAATATGCTGACCGAACCCTGGCCTTCTATGCCGTGCGGGATGGCAAGATGAGCCTTCTGCGGAGGCTGAAGACCTCCCGGGCCCGCCGGAGCGGCACCCCAGCCTCCCCGGTTGACCCCTTCCAGAGCCGCCTGGACAGCCACTTTGCGGGGCTCTTCACACACAGGCTCAAGCCCGCCTTCTTCCTGGAGAGCGTGGATGCCCATCTGCAGATCGGGCCCCTCAAGAAGTCCTGCATATCCGTGCTGAAGAGGAggtga